The genomic window ATAGATTTATTTACTAACACATACTTAGTGAATGCTCTGAAACCAAGCATCCTTGGGCGTGACGTGATTAGTAAGAAGATTGAACTCAAAAAGACAAATCCAGCTATCACTGATGAAGAAGTCAAAGAAGTCCTGCGCAAAGAATACCTTGAAAGATTATCGATTAAAGATACTTTTGAACAAACAAAGAATAACTTAGATTCAGATCTAAAAAAGATTGCTTCTCATACCCTTAGCATACTAGGAAATACTCCAGATTCTAGGGCAAAAGTCCAAAGTGAACTAGAAGCAAATAAAGAAAAAATTCTTTTAGGTCTAACTTATATCAATCGTTTTTACAATATTGATTTTGGTAAGACCAATATTCGCGATATTCTAGCCTTTAATCCAAGCTCTTTTGGTAAAAAAGTTACTTCCTTAGATTGGTTGAAACATCTAGGTTCCATGAACTATAGTGAGATGAAGTTGGTCAATAGTCCTAATACCTATGAAAAGTATTTTGAGAAGATTACTGACAAAGGAACATTGAAAGACTTCCTTGACTACAACCGGACTACCTTTACAGATATGGATGGTGATACTTGGTTGAAGGATGCTACAAAGGCCATTGTTATAGAGAAAAAATCAAAAGAGAAGCCTGACGAAAACGTTGCTCTATATACAAAATTGACCTCTGATCCTGTCAAGTATGGGGCTGAGCCACAACAAGTTGTAAATCATAAACAGTATAATATGGCAACTCTTTTAGGTCTGGTCAATATAAAAGAACCAAGCATTTATGTTATTACAAATATGGCAACTGTTTCTTATGGAAATATCGGAACCTACATCGATTCTTCACTTGCTAAACGTAACCCTGCCCAATACAAGGCTGATTTAGAAAAGACGAGGGCTCTGGTTGAGTTAACAGCGGATCGTCAGGCAGCTTATGTTGATTCCCTGTACAGAATTACTAAAAAAGAGAACCAAACAAAACTGATAACCAACCGTTTGATTGTGGATACTATGAAAAAGTATACTAACAAGCAAAATGCAGGTATCAAGGAAACTTGGTCTAAGGAGTTTGGTCCAGAGGCTGATAAAGGAGTCAAGGACTTTATGTCTCCGTTAGGTATGTATTCTCCGTCTCAAACCGTTGGAGCTGAAGCCAATGGTTCTGGTGTGCGTTACTTTATTGATAGAGTTTTAGATGATCGTGGTTCAGCAACCTACTCTCATGAAATGACTCACTTGTTGGATCGTACAGTACTCTTTAACAACCATGGACGACGAGATGGTACGGGAGCAGAGTTCTATGCTCGTGGAATCTTTGAAAATTCTTATACACCTGAAACTGATACCTACTTTAACTTGAATTTTGTCTTTGATGAAAGTAAGAAAGATAGTTTCTACAATAAGAAACCGGACCGCTTTAAATCTGCTGCAGATTTGAAAGAATACATGCATGGTAGTTTTGATGTACTTTATAGTTTAGATTATTTGGAAGCTGAGGCTAGTCGAGGATTGTCAGCAGCTGAAAAAGCAATCTACTTCAAACAGCTCTTGCCAAGTCCAACTTCAGGTTCTAGAACTCCAGTTTCTTACGACAATCCATCTGTCCAACCGACTCATCAGAGTGAGGAAATTAAGGCTTTGACGGAGGTAGACGCAAGTAAGTTGACGGACATCAATAGTTTGATTGATAATCATATCGTGGTAAATCGCTATATTATTAAAGGGCTAACAGCAACTGGGAAAGTAGATGCCAATGGCTATTACACGGTCGATATGTTTGATACGATTTATGGTGTTAATCAAAATGATAAAGGAATGAGTGGTGATATTAGCTTTAGAAAACAAGCCTTTGAGTTAATGGCAGGACTTGGTTACTACGAAGGTTTCGTCCCTTATGTGTCGAATCAATACAAGAAAGATGCTGAGAAAGCCAATCGTCCATTGTCGGACAAATATATCTTTGATAAGATTTTATCTGGAAAAAGCTATGCTCAATTTAAGAAAGAACAAGTCAATGAACGAATCAATAACCTGAACAAGTTAAAACCGATAACGATTGACTACAAAGGCAAGAAGGAAGTGATTGCTAGCCCAGAAAGAATGAAGCAGTTAATGGCAGAAGCGGTAAAAGAAGAACTTGCTGAGATTAAAGCTGGTAACACAAGTGCGAAACAATATCGCTTTATTGAAACTCCGGTACAGAAGTTGAAAAAAGCCATTTACAAAGCTTATCTTAAGGAATCAAATGAATTTAAAGAATCGATCTATAAATCTTGATAGCTGAGATAAATTTCAACCGGATTAGAATCATTTTTCTAAGTAGTTTTGAGTACTTAATAAGACAAGAAAAACACCTTTCGGACTGCAAGTCTCTACAGTCCGAAAGGTGTTTTTTATCTGTACAATTATCTCTTTTTGTTTTTTGAATATCGCTGGTAGAAGTCGACTTTTATCTGGATAAAATGTTCTAATTCACGAAAGAGTTGTAATAGGGTTGCCCGTGTCTCAAACTCTTCTCTAGTTTTAGGGAGAGATCGATTGCGAAATACCTCTAGGTAGCTCTCAATATCATTCAATAAGTCGTAGGCTGGATTGGTTTGACTCAGTTGGCTAGCTGTTTTTGAAAAGAGCTGAGCGACAATCAAACTCTCACTAGCGGCTAATTGGCATGTGTTAATCTGTTGAGCCATATTTCTTAAGATACGCGTTTGTCTTTGCCGCATCTCGAAGTAGTGGATATGATAATCTGTCTGGTGAAAGAGATGGTCAGAGTGATCGAGGTAAACTAACTTAAGAGCATCCTCAAGTAGTTGGTCAAGTTCATTTACAAGTTGAGCCTGATTACGGCCATCCCCTCTTTTCAGATAGTAAGAAAGCCGTAGAAGAACATCTCTGAGTTTTTCTTCAACAAGAGTATGATAATGTTGAATGTCTTTTTCACGTGAAGGCATGTAGAGATTGACCAGAAGTGCAAAGCCAGTACCGATTAGGAAGAGTAAGAGCTCATTCAGTAAAAGTGTTGGTGATGTTGTTTGTTGGATTAAGAGATGGCTGACCAGGACGCTACTAGGAGTAATCCCAATTTCCCAACCGAGTTTATAGGCCAAGGGAACATAGACTGCTAAGTAGAGTCCAAAGCTCCAGATATGATAACCAGTTAGTTGAAAAGCAATAACACCGATTGTCAGAGCAAGCAAGGTTGAAAAAAGTCTATTGCGGGCTAATTTGATGGTGCTTCTACGTGTATCAGAGAGACTTAAAATAGCAATGATACCAGCTGAAATAGCTGAGGATAGATCAAAAAAGTAGGCTAGAAAACAGGCAAAGCAGGTTGCCAAAACAAGTTTTAAAGTACGTTGAGTGATAGACATAGAATATTTCCTTGAGAAAATGCTTTAAAGTTTTAGTAGTAGGTGAGGTAGAAAGGTCTATTCCAAGAGAGTTACTGAGAAAATAATTTGTTCTCCTTGTAGTGGTTTGATTATAGTATAAATATGTTTTGAAATCAAGTGAATCTAATAATAGTATAGGCAGAATGAATATTTACCAAACTGGTCCAGATATCGTTTTATGGTATAATAGTAGAAAGGAGTTTTACATGCAAGAATTTTTTAAAAGTTATTTTGATAAGCTAGATTTAACCTCAGTATTTGAGAATCTCTTGACCAAAGTGATTTCTCTTTTAATTTTATTTGTACTATTTTATATTGCTAAAAAGCTACTTCATGCGGCTGTAAAGAAAATAGTGAAACCATCGCTAAAATTTTCAAATCGGGACGCGGGAAGACAGAAGACAATTTCGCGTTTGCTTGAAAATGTCTTTAATTACATTCTCTATTTCTTCTTAGTCTACTGCATTTTATCTATCCTAGGACTGCCTGTATCCAGTTTACTAGCTGGTGCTGGGATTGCTGGGGTTGCAATTGGTATGGGGGCGCAGGGCTTCTTATCAGATGTTATCAATGGTTTCTTTATTCTCTTTGAACGCCAGTTGGATGTAGGAGATGAAGTTGTTTTGACAAACGGTCCCATTACTGTATCGGGAAAAGTAGTTAGTGTCGGCATTCGAACCACTCAACTAAGAGGTGAAGACCAGGCTCTCCACTTTGTTCCCAACCGTAATATCACTGTGGTTAGCAATTTTTCAAGAGAAGAAGAGAACTGAAATTTTACTTGATTTATGGTACAATAGAGGGAGTTTGACAGAGGAGAAATGATGGTTTTAGATAAACAATTAGGAAATGGTTGTACCTGGATAAATCTTGATATCGAAAAAATTAAAAATCTTGGAGATTTATCTGAAATCTATGGTTTGGATAAGGAAACCATCGAATATGCTCTGGATAGAAATGAACGAGCCCACATGGACTATAACCGTGAAAATGGGACTGTAACTTTTATCTACAA from Streptococcus sp. oral taxon 061 includes these protein-coding regions:
- a CDS encoding aromatic acid exporter family protein; translation: MSITQRTLKLVLATCFACFLAYFFDLSSAISAGIIAILSLSDTRRSTIKLARNRLFSTLLALTIGVIAFQLTGYHIWSFGLYLAVYVPLAYKLGWEIGITPSSVLVSHLLIQQTTSPTLLLNELLLFLIGTGFALLVNLYMPSREKDIQHYHTLVEEKLRDVLLRLSYYLKRGDGRNQAQLVNELDQLLEDALKLVYLDHSDHLFHQTDYHIHYFEMRQRQTRILRNMAQQINTCQLAASESLIVAQLFSKTASQLSQTNPAYDLLNDIESYLEVFRNRSLPKTREEFETRATLLQLFRELEHFIQIKVDFYQRYSKNKKR
- a CDS encoding mechanosensitive ion channel family protein, with the protein product MQEFFKSYFDKLDLTSVFENLLTKVISLLILFVLFYIAKKLLHAAVKKIVKPSLKFSNRDAGRQKTISRLLENVFNYILYFFLVYCILSILGLPVSSLLAGAGIAGVAIGMGAQGFLSDVINGFFILFERQLDVGDEVVLTNGPITVSGKVVSVGIRTTQLRGEDQALHFVPNRNITVVSNFSREEEN